Proteins from one Chitinophaga oryzae genomic window:
- a CDS encoding L,D-transpeptidase family protein gives MRYLFLFTLLAYLVSGCHSPSAPGDAEVVTADVLTPRNTAITHENAYNDLFLDTTALEGFIAKRQLNDTVANRLRSFYNARNYEFAWIDSRGLTEEAAAFRSLFNQSPDTSGDKPLNNKLDRLLEEDSLQVKATDRDMVQTELMLTWRLVRYFRQNGGTVEQMEHMVPMQKEDIMEMADSMLHTSEKQYPAIAGLKPALRQYRDIVKKGGWQPVDSLAGKLKKGQSSPVITGIKQRLMTTGELKEKDSSDVFTDELEAAVNRFRNGHGYTENGIINDTVIKAMNVPAEERLKQLLINMQRMKWLPATPRGKLIVVNIPAFMLHVTNNGQKVFDIPIVVGKEGHSTTMFSGKLNQVVFSPYWNIPRSIVRKEILPAMARNSGYLARKNMEITGHANGLPVVRQRPGVRNALGRVKFLFPNSFNIYFHDTPEKGLFNRDNRAYSHGCIRLKDPVAMAKFVLEDAPEWTSEKIDAAMNGGKQKYVAVKHPVPVIITYFTAWADEDGTLHMVPDVYGHDAVMKQKMF, from the coding sequence ATGAGATACCTTTTCCTGTTCACCCTGCTGGCATATCTCGTTTCAGGCTGCCATTCCCCTTCGGCGCCCGGGGATGCCGAAGTCGTGACCGCTGACGTGCTCACTCCGCGCAATACTGCGATTACCCACGAAAACGCTTACAACGACCTTTTCCTGGACACGACCGCCCTTGAAGGTTTTATTGCCAAACGGCAGTTGAATGATACCGTGGCCAACCGGTTACGCAGCTTTTACAATGCGCGCAACTATGAGTTTGCCTGGATCGACAGCCGGGGACTGACAGAAGAGGCGGCCGCTTTCCGCAGCCTGTTCAACCAAAGCCCGGACACCAGCGGCGACAAGCCGCTGAACAATAAGCTGGACCGGCTCCTGGAAGAAGATAGTCTGCAGGTGAAAGCCACCGATCGGGATATGGTGCAGACAGAGCTGATGCTCACCTGGAGGCTGGTGCGTTATTTCCGGCAGAACGGCGGCACGGTGGAGCAGATGGAGCATATGGTGCCCATGCAGAAAGAAGATATCATGGAAATGGCCGATTCCATGCTGCATACCAGTGAAAAACAATATCCGGCTATTGCCGGGCTGAAGCCCGCTCTGCGGCAATACCGCGATATCGTCAAAAAAGGAGGATGGCAGCCGGTGGATTCCCTGGCGGGGAAGTTAAAAAAAGGGCAGTCATCTCCCGTGATCACCGGTATCAAACAAAGGCTGATGACAACAGGAGAGCTGAAGGAGAAAGACAGCAGCGACGTTTTTACAGATGAGCTGGAAGCCGCCGTCAATCGTTTTCGCAACGGTCATGGGTATACGGAAAACGGCATTATCAACGATACGGTCATCAAAGCGATGAACGTACCGGCGGAGGAGCGGTTGAAGCAGCTGCTGATTAATATGCAGAGGATGAAGTGGTTGCCCGCCACGCCCAGGGGCAAGCTGATCGTGGTGAATATTCCTGCATTTATGCTGCATGTGACCAACAACGGCCAGAAAGTTTTTGACATTCCCATTGTAGTGGGGAAAGAGGGGCACAGCACCACCATGTTTTCAGGAAAACTGAACCAGGTGGTTTTCAGTCCTTACTGGAACATACCGCGCAGTATAGTGCGGAAGGAGATACTGCCTGCGATGGCGCGTAACAGTGGGTACCTGGCGCGTAAGAACATGGAAATCACCGGGCATGCCAACGGTTTGCCGGTGGTACGGCAACGGCCCGGTGTGCGTAATGCGCTGGGACGCGTGAAGTTTCTGTTTCCCAACAGCTTCAACATCTATTTTCACGATACGCCCGAAAAAGGGCTGTTTAACCGTGATAACCGTGCTTACAGCCATGGTTGTATACGGCTGAAAGACCCGGTGGCGATGGCGAAGTTTGTGCTGGAAGATGCGCCTGAATGGACCAGTGAAAAAATAGATGCCGCCATGAACGGCGGCAAACAGAAATATGTGGCCGTGAAACATCCGGTGCCGGTGATTATCACTTACTTCACCGCCTGGGCGGACGAAGACGGGACTTTACACATGGTACCGGACGTGTACGGGCATGATGCGGTGATGAAGCAAAAAATGTTTTAG
- a CDS encoding DNA-formamidopyrimidine glycosylase family protein codes for MPELPDLNVFSHNLEKTLLHKQLEAIDVLVKKKLRTPEKELKAALEGQRLESIHRVGKELHFEFKNGHVLGMHLMLHGKLYLFEDTNEQKHTICTLLFKGGKGLALTDYQGQANVFLDPEPKEAPDALSGELTPAWLETALAKKRTAIKKYLTDQHNILGIGNAYADDILWEARISPFSVCNKIPSAAIKALHKAIHKVLTTAEKNIRKHHPDIINGEVRDYMLVHSHKLTESPGGAAIQHVSSGGKTYYTAEQVEYK; via the coding sequence ATGCCTGAATTACCTGACCTGAACGTGTTCAGCCACAACCTGGAGAAAACACTGTTGCACAAGCAGCTGGAGGCCATCGATGTGTTGGTGAAAAAGAAACTGCGTACCCCGGAAAAGGAGCTGAAAGCGGCGCTGGAAGGGCAACGCCTGGAATCCATCCACCGCGTGGGCAAGGAACTGCATTTTGAGTTTAAAAATGGCCATGTGCTGGGGATGCACCTGATGCTGCATGGCAAGCTATATTTGTTTGAAGATACCAACGAGCAGAAACATACTATCTGTACATTGTTGTTCAAAGGAGGTAAAGGCCTGGCGCTGACGGACTATCAGGGCCAGGCAAACGTCTTCCTGGACCCTGAGCCGAAAGAAGCGCCGGACGCCCTTTCCGGTGAGCTGACGCCGGCATGGCTGGAGACGGCGCTGGCCAAAAAAAGAACGGCCATCAAAAAGTACCTCACAGATCAGCACAATATTCTTGGCATCGGTAATGCCTATGCGGATGATATCCTGTGGGAAGCACGTATTTCCCCCTTTTCTGTCTGCAATAAAATTCCTTCAGCAGCCATTAAAGCGCTGCACAAAGCCATCCATAAAGTACTGACCACTGCAGAAAAAAACATCCGCAAACATCATCCTGATATTATCAACGGCGAAGTGCGCGATTATATGCTGGTGCATAGCCATAAGCTGACTGAAAGCCCCGGCGGCGCTGCTATTCAGCATGTTTCGTCCGGTGGGAAAACCTATTATACTGCGGAGCAGGTGGAGTATAAGTGA
- a CDS encoding murein L,D-transpeptidase catalytic domain family protein — MTLKVKKFIKPLIFIATIGFFVFLITTLTSAEKNPAHAHRSILIPAVNDSLQEESLYDSMRLDTTGLSRDAFESALHGYNQLEDKGRLKNPDILSIVDFSLPSSKKRLFVIDIKNKLLLFNTLVSHGRNSGTLLASTFSNKMNSYKSSLGFYVTGDTYNGEHGYSLRLEGEEAGINDNALSRGIVMHSAAYVNEALIKSQGYIGRSLGCPAIPEGVHRKIIQRIANGTCLFLYSPDKYYSMHSRMLVKDSVNS; from the coding sequence GTGACATTGAAAGTGAAGAAGTTTATTAAACCGTTAATTTTTATTGCAACCATCGGTTTTTTTGTATTCCTGATTACCACCCTCACCTCAGCTGAAAAAAATCCTGCCCATGCGCATCGCAGCATCCTTATACCGGCAGTGAACGACTCACTGCAGGAAGAGAGTTTGTATGACAGCATGCGGCTGGATACGACCGGTTTGTCCCGGGATGCCTTTGAAAGCGCTTTACATGGATACAATCAACTGGAAGACAAGGGCCGGCTTAAGAACCCGGACATCCTCTCGATCGTCGATTTTTCGCTGCCTTCCAGCAAGAAGCGGCTTTTTGTGATCGACATCAAAAACAAGCTGCTGTTGTTCAACACACTGGTATCCCATGGCCGGAATTCCGGCACCCTGCTGGCCAGCACTTTTTCCAACAAAATGAACAGCTATAAGAGCAGTCTTGGCTTTTATGTAACCGGCGACACCTATAACGGCGAGCATGGTTATTCTCTCCGGCTGGAAGGTGAAGAAGCGGGCATCAACGACAATGCGCTCAGCCGCGGTATTGTGATGCACAGCGCCGCCTATGTCAACGAAGCGTTGATCAAAAGCCAGGGATATATCGGCCGCAGCCTCGGTTGCCCGGCTATTCCGGAAGGCGTTCACCGCAAAATCATACAGCGCATTGCCAACGGCACCTGCCTGTTTCTCTACAGCCCGGACAAATACTACTCCATGCATTCCAGGATGCTGGTAAAAGACAGTGTGAACAGCTAA
- a CDS encoding SDR family NAD(P)-dependent oxidoreductase, with translation MSYALVTGAAKGIGKAIAAELAQRNYHLLLVDLDDVSLQETAAALVGLYHVHVHTLHQDLSQPDALSKVTAWSSRWHDQLSVVVNNAGYGINGAFENLTLEEQFNIIDVNVKAQVGLSYAYIPVLRRFPKSWLLNLASTTAYQTVPYLNIYAATKAFALSFTRGLRYELRHSPISVSALSPGSTDTDFVNRARMGGSTRKLADRFNMTPEKVAKIAVNGLFKGKAEIVPGFVNKLNAFLPKFFPKPLVEKIAANIYEQREETPAVIITPG, from the coding sequence ATGTCTTACGCATTGGTAACCGGCGCTGCCAAGGGTATTGGCAAAGCCATCGCAGCCGAACTGGCACAAAGAAACTATCACCTGCTACTGGTAGACCTCGATGATGTTTCCCTGCAGGAAACTGCGGCAGCATTAGTGGGGCTTTATCACGTCCATGTACACACGCTTCATCAGGACCTGTCGCAGCCGGACGCATTATCGAAGGTAACCGCCTGGAGCAGCCGCTGGCACGACCAGCTCAGCGTGGTAGTCAACAACGCCGGCTACGGCATCAATGGCGCCTTTGAAAACCTCACCCTCGAAGAACAGTTCAACATCATCGATGTAAATGTAAAAGCACAGGTGGGACTATCATACGCCTATATCCCGGTACTGCGCCGGTTTCCAAAATCCTGGCTGCTCAACCTTGCCAGCACCACGGCCTATCAGACTGTCCCCTATCTCAATATCTATGCAGCTACCAAAGCATTCGCATTGTCGTTTACCCGGGGCCTGCGCTACGAACTGCGGCACTCCCCCATCTCCGTCAGCGCGCTCAGCCCCGGCAGCACAGACACCGACTTTGTGAACCGCGCCCGCATGGGTGGCAGTACCCGTAAACTGGCGGACCGGTTTAACATGACGCCGGAAAAAGTTGCTAAAATAGCCGTCAACGGCCTGTTTAAAGGAAAGGCGGAAATTGTGCCGGGGTTTGTCAATAAACTGAATGCATTCCTGCCTAAATTCTTCCCCAAGCCATTGGTCGAGAAAATAGCTGCCAACATCTACGAACAAAGGGAAGAAACACCGGCAGTGATCATCACGCCGGGCTGA
- a CDS encoding DUF72 domain-containing protein, with protein sequence MAKKGIYIGTSGWSYKHWREIFYPPELKPVEYLPFYAQSYKTTEINTSFYHLPKPGTVENWVKKVPKRFWFCPKLSRYITHVKRLLEPAEPLERYFSIFDPVRASLGPVLIQLPPSLVFQPERIHAFFEVLKKNYRDYEFALEARHDSWLQEEAFQLLEQYNIAWVIADSGGRWPFAERVTAKHIYIRFHGPNGHYDTAYDHKTMKAYAAKIKKWHADKHAVWAFFNNDGHGYALKNADELKILLHQ encoded by the coding sequence ATGGCAAAAAAAGGTATTTACATCGGTACTTCCGGCTGGAGTTATAAACACTGGAGAGAGATTTTTTATCCTCCGGAACTGAAGCCAGTGGAATATCTGCCGTTTTATGCGCAATCCTACAAAACCACGGAGATCAATACCAGCTTCTATCACCTGCCTAAGCCTGGCACTGTGGAAAACTGGGTAAAAAAGGTACCAAAACGTTTCTGGTTCTGTCCGAAACTCAGCCGGTATATCACCCATGTAAAACGGCTACTGGAGCCGGCAGAACCATTGGAACGTTATTTCAGTATATTCGATCCCGTCAGGGCCAGCCTGGGACCTGTATTGATCCAGTTGCCTCCCTCGCTGGTATTCCAACCCGAACGGATACACGCATTTTTTGAGGTACTGAAAAAGAATTACCGGGATTATGAATTTGCCCTGGAAGCCAGGCATGACAGCTGGTTGCAGGAAGAAGCCTTTCAGCTGCTGGAACAGTACAACATTGCCTGGGTGATCGCCGATTCAGGCGGGCGATGGCCGTTTGCCGAAAGGGTAACAGCGAAACATATCTACATCCGTTTTCACGGGCCCAATGGCCACTATGATACCGCCTATGACCACAAAACGATGAAAGCCTATGCCGCTAAAATAAAAAAATGGCATGCAGACAAACACGCCGTTTGGGCGTTCTTCAACAACGACGGCCATGGATACGCCCTGAAAAATGCTGACGAGCTAAAAATCCTCCTGCACCAATAA
- a CDS encoding DUF885 family protein: MIKRYLALIPLLFLFARTNAGTGEPVKELIQQMAADVEDLQRVYIFRYSPEYFGRMRTCYQQTLTSLQSIPFAGLPVGEQVDYILLKRKVNEELHEIDENEALYKLLTPAVIPFAQSLMTMQVKRRRGDNPDVPKIAADLATVQQQIITAQAALKKQNRLTPAQARDAAVIVNDLRNGLKNVYTFYYGYEPAFTRQIKQPYQQTDSLLGLYARFLGQELADKSDKSLDASGIKGTPIGREALISQLQYEMIPYTPEELVEMANKEFAWCDAEMLKASAALGFGKNWKKAMEKVKENHVAPGRQPEMIHRLADEAIKFLEDSNLVTVPALAKEVWRMSMLSKEQQRFAPFFLGGESILVAYPTEDMDEATREMSLRSNNYAFSHATVFHELIPGHNLQGFMNKRNKPYRRMFSTPFSAEGWALYWEMLLWNKNFHSTPEQKVGALFWRMHRCARIIFSLNYHLGKWTPQQCIDFLVDRVGHERFSASSEVRRSFEGNYGPLYQIAYMMGGLQLRALHHELIDSGKMSEKQFHDAFLQENAIPIEMFRAIITNQSLTPEFKTQWRFADQLLQQ, translated from the coding sequence ATGATAAAAAGATACCTGGCCCTTATTCCCCTGTTGTTCTTGTTTGCCCGTACAAATGCCGGCACAGGAGAGCCCGTGAAGGAATTAATCCAACAAATGGCAGCCGATGTAGAAGACCTGCAGAGGGTCTACATTTTCCGGTACAGCCCGGAATATTTCGGGCGTATGCGTACCTGTTACCAGCAAACGCTGACGTCACTGCAATCCATTCCTTTTGCCGGCCTGCCGGTGGGCGAACAGGTAGATTACATTCTGCTGAAGCGGAAAGTGAACGAGGAACTGCATGAGATCGACGAAAATGAGGCCTTGTATAAACTGTTGACGCCTGCCGTGATTCCTTTTGCCCAATCGCTGATGACCATGCAGGTAAAGCGCCGCCGCGGCGATAACCCGGACGTGCCGAAAATAGCGGCAGACCTTGCTACGGTACAGCAACAGATCATCACTGCCCAGGCAGCCCTGAAGAAACAAAACCGCCTGACGCCCGCGCAGGCCCGTGACGCCGCCGTTATCGTGAACGACCTGCGCAACGGCCTTAAAAACGTATATACGTTCTATTATGGCTACGAACCGGCCTTCACCAGGCAGATAAAACAGCCCTACCAGCAAACAGACAGCCTGCTGGGCCTCTATGCCCGCTTCCTGGGCCAGGAGCTGGCCGACAAGAGCGATAAGTCACTCGATGCTTCCGGCATCAAAGGAACACCGATCGGCAGGGAAGCGCTCATTTCACAACTGCAGTATGAAATGATTCCTTACACCCCGGAAGAACTGGTAGAAATGGCCAATAAAGAGTTTGCCTGGTGCGATGCGGAAATGCTGAAAGCATCCGCCGCGCTCGGTTTTGGCAAAAACTGGAAGAAAGCAATGGAGAAAGTGAAGGAAAATCACGTAGCGCCTGGCCGGCAACCGGAGATGATCCACCGGCTCGCCGATGAAGCCATTAAATTCCTGGAAGACAGCAACCTGGTAACTGTACCGGCGCTGGCTAAAGAAGTTTGGCGCATGTCCATGCTATCCAAAGAGCAACAGCGTTTTGCTCCTTTTTTTCTGGGAGGAGAATCCATCCTGGTAGCTTATCCCACCGAAGATATGGACGAAGCCACCAGGGAAATGAGCCTGCGAAGCAATAACTACGCTTTCTCCCATGCGACCGTTTTTCATGAACTGATCCCTGGCCACAACCTGCAGGGCTTTATGAACAAACGCAACAAACCCTACCGCCGGATGTTCAGCACGCCTTTCTCCGCGGAGGGATGGGCGTTATACTGGGAGATGCTGTTGTGGAACAAGAACTTCCACAGCACGCCTGAACAAAAGGTAGGCGCGCTGTTCTGGCGCATGCACCGCTGCGCCCGCATCATCTTCTCCCTGAATTATCATCTGGGCAAATGGACGCCACAGCAATGTATAGACTTCCTCGTTGACCGGGTGGGGCACGAGCGCTTCAGCGCCTCTTCAGAAGTACGCCGCTCTTTTGAAGGGAACTACGGCCCTCTGTACCAGATCGCTTATATGATGGGCGGCCTGCAGCTGCGTGCGCTGCATCATGAGCTGATCGACAGCGGCAAGATGAGCGAAAAACAGTTCCACGACGCCTTTCTGCAGGAGAACGCCATTCCCATCGAGATGTTCCGCGCCATCATCACCAACCAGTCACTGACGCCGGAGTTTAAAACCCAATGGCGATTTGCGGACCAATTGTTGCAACAATAG